In Virgibacillus sp. NKC19-16, a single genomic region encodes these proteins:
- the cyoE gene encoding heme o synthase: MDNIETPSSHMVSGEEIVPKAQKTTLFSDLKALVKIGIINSNLITAFAGFWLALHFTNSSFLAYWDIFLLTMAGVALVIAGGCILNNWYDADIDLVMSRTKNRPTVTGKISLHTVMGLGIGITVLGLLLLLFTTVEATILALFGWFVYVVLYTMWSKRRYTLNTIIGSFSGAVPPLIGWAAIDPNFHVVPLVLFLIMFIWQTPHFLALAMKKTKEYKSAGIPMLPVVHGFEFTKRQIIVYIASLLPLPFFLASLGTTFIVIATLLNIGWLIIGLRGLFVKDNLKWANTIFVYSINYLTILFLMMVVVTLPMFS, encoded by the coding sequence ATGGACAACATAGAGACACCTTCGTCACACATGGTTAGCGGCGAAGAAATTGTCCCGAAAGCACAAAAGACAACATTATTCTCTGATCTTAAAGCATTGGTTAAAATTGGTATTATAAACTCTAATTTAATTACTGCATTCGCGGGTTTCTGGTTAGCACTCCATTTCACTAATTCTTCATTTCTCGCGTATTGGGATATATTTTTATTAACAATGGCGGGTGTTGCATTAGTTATTGCTGGTGGATGTATACTTAATAACTGGTATGATGCTGATATTGATCTGGTGATGTCAAGAACAAAGAATCGACCTACTGTAACTGGGAAAATTTCATTACATACAGTTATGGGGCTGGGGATAGGAATTACTGTACTTGGTTTACTACTGCTCTTGTTTACAACAGTTGAAGCCACAATACTTGCATTGTTTGGATGGTTCGTATATGTCGTTTTATATACCATGTGGTCAAAACGAAGGTATACCTTAAATACTATCATTGGCAGTTTTTCAGGGGCGGTGCCACCTTTAATTGGTTGGGCAGCTATTGATCCCAATTTCCATGTCGTACCTTTGGTGTTATTTTTAATCATGTTTATTTGGCAAACACCGCATTTTCTAGCATTAGCAATGAAAAAGACAAAGGAATATAAGTCTGCTGGGATCCCGATGTTACCGGTAGTGCATGGATTTGAATTTACAAAACGACAAATTATTGTATATATTGCAAGCTTATTGCCACTACCGTTTTTTTTAGCGTCGCTTGGTACGACGTTCATAGTGATTGCGACTTTACTTAATATTGGTTGGCTCATTATCGGATTAAGAGGCCTATTCGTAAAAGATAATCTGAAATGGGCGAATACGATTTTTGTTTATTCCATAAATTACTTAACGATACTTTTTCTAATGATGGTTGTTGTAACATTACCTATGTTTAGCTGA
- the coxB gene encoding cytochrome c oxidase subunit II — protein sequence MKDWMGKSKAIFLLGSLALILAGCGQENLSALIPKGYGAETSMDLIILSTIIMTFVFIVVILVFVIVLSRFRKKKGQENYIPKQVEGSKTLETVWTVIPIVLVIILAVPTVTATFDLADETGSEDGLNIEVTGNQYWWHFNYEGQEIQTSQDMYIPVGEKVHLNMMASDVIHSFWVPALSGKMDANPENENSMYIEAHEEGVYWGKCAELCGPSHSLMDFKVIAVSPEEFDQWVEDMQNVDPEAEPEDAVAQDGKAAFEENSCMGCHAIGSSPAQVGPNLTSFGDRSKIAGILEPTKENLVDWLMDPESIKPGNQMTGNYDITEEEANSIAEYLMQLQPSEITPESAGD from the coding sequence ATGAAAGATTGGATGGGAAAATCGAAGGCTATATTCCTATTAGGTTCATTAGCACTGATTCTAGCCGGTTGTGGACAAGAAAATTTATCAGCCCTAATACCAAAGGGGTACGGCGCTGAGACATCTATGGATTTAATTATCCTTTCCACCATAATTATGACGTTTGTGTTTATCGTTGTAATTCTCGTATTTGTTATTGTTCTATCACGTTTTCGTAAAAAGAAGGGACAAGAAAATTACATACCAAAGCAAGTGGAAGGTAGTAAGACACTTGAAACTGTTTGGACAGTTATTCCGATTGTTTTAGTTATAATCCTTGCTGTACCAACAGTTACGGCAACATTTGATTTAGCTGATGAAACAGGCTCAGAGGATGGGTTGAATATAGAAGTTACCGGTAATCAGTATTGGTGGCATTTTAATTATGAGGGGCAGGAAATTCAAACAAGTCAGGACATGTACATCCCTGTTGGGGAAAAGGTGCATTTGAATATGATGGCTTCTGATGTTATCCACTCATTTTGGGTGCCAGCACTTTCAGGAAAAATGGACGCCAACCCTGAAAACGAAAATAGTATGTATATAGAAGCGCATGAGGAAGGCGTCTACTGGGGTAAATGTGCAGAACTTTGTGGCCCATCACACTCACTGATGGACTTTAAAGTAATTGCAGTCAGTCCTGAGGAGTTCGATCAATGGGTTGAAGACATGCAAAACGTTGACCCTGAAGCAGAACCTGAAGATGCTGTAGCACAAGATGGTAAAGCTGCATTTGAAGAGAATAGCTGTATGGGTTGTCACGCTATTGGTTCTTCACCGGCGCAAGTTGGGCCAAATCTAACATCGTTTGGGGATCGTTCTAAAATTGCAGGTATTCTTGAACCAACAAAAGAAAACTTGGTCGATTGGCTTATGGATCCTGAATCGATCAAGCCTGGAAACCAGATGACCGGTAATTATGATATTACTGAAGAGGAAGCAAATAGTATTGCAGAATATTTAATGCAATTGCAGCCTTCTGAAATAACACCGGAAAGTGCAGGAGATTAA
- the ctaD gene encoding cytochrome c oxidase subunit I: MSIAATQKRGFGAVLWDYLTTVDHKKIGILYLIGGGFFFLLGGLEALFIRIQLLVPENDFISAGLYNEMFTMHGTTMIFLAVMPLLLGLMNYIMPLQIGARDVAFPFLNSLGFWLFLFGGLLLNCSWFLGGAPDAGWTAYTPLSLQSPGHGIDFYVMGLQLSGAGTLIGGINFLVTIVTMRAPGMTYMRMPLFTWTTFVTSVLILFAFPALTVNLFLLMFDRMFGSAFFDVALGGNTVIWQHLFWIFGHPEVYILILPAFGVFSEVFPTFSKKRLFGYTAMVFATILIAFLGFMVWAHHMFTVGLGPVANSIFAIATMAIAVPTGIKIFNWLATMWGGSITINSSMLWALAFIPTFTIGGMTGVMLASAVADYQYHDTYFVVAHFHYVMVGGTVFGIFAALHYWWPKMFGRILHEGMGKFTFWTFFIGFHLTFFIQHFLGLMGMPRRYWVFLEDQGLDTGNLVSSIGAFLMAIAVIVFLINIIYTAAKGTKAPADPWDGRALEWAISSPPPYYNFKQTPLVRGLDPLWIEKMEGKGKVTPAEPVDDIHMPNSSFVPFIMTFGFFVASFGFIYQVDHSAWLIAVYVGMGIALGAMAYRSLKDDHGHHVTKEELEREAD, translated from the coding sequence TTGAGTATAGCAGCTACTCAGAAGAGAGGCTTCGGTGCTGTGCTATGGGATTATTTAACCACTGTAGACCATAAAAAAATTGGTATATTGTATCTAATAGGTGGTGGATTTTTTTTCCTGCTCGGTGGATTGGAAGCTTTGTTTATACGTATTCAACTATTAGTACCTGAAAATGATTTCATTAGTGCAGGTCTGTATAACGAAATGTTTACTATGCACGGGACGACGATGATTTTCCTGGCAGTAATGCCATTATTGCTTGGCCTAATGAACTATATTATGCCTCTCCAAATCGGGGCACGAGATGTTGCATTTCCATTTTTAAATTCATTAGGTTTTTGGTTGTTTTTGTTCGGTGGACTATTATTAAATTGTAGCTGGTTTTTGGGAGGAGCACCTGATGCAGGATGGACTGCATATACCCCATTATCACTACAGTCACCGGGACACGGAATTGATTTTTATGTAATGGGACTGCAGCTCTCGGGTGCGGGAACATTAATTGGTGGTATTAACTTCCTGGTTACGATCGTTACCATGCGTGCACCGGGGATGACATATATGCGTATGCCACTATTCACTTGGACTACTTTTGTCACAAGTGTACTAATATTATTTGCATTCCCTGCATTAACTGTTAACTTATTTCTATTAATGTTTGACCGTATGTTCGGATCGGCATTTTTTGATGTAGCATTAGGCGGGAATACAGTAATCTGGCAGCATTTGTTTTGGATATTTGGTCACCCTGAAGTTTATATCCTAATACTCCCTGCATTTGGTGTATTCAGTGAGGTGTTTCCAACATTTTCCAAGAAAAGATTATTTGGTTATACAGCAATGGTATTTGCAACAATTTTGATTGCATTTCTAGGGTTTATGGTATGGGCACACCATATGTTCACAGTTGGACTAGGCCCTGTAGCAAACTCTATCTTTGCGATTGCAACAATGGCTATTGCAGTGCCTACAGGTATTAAGATCTTTAACTGGTTGGCGACAATGTGGGGTGGAAGTATTACCATTAATTCTTCTATGCTATGGGCTTTAGCATTCATACCTACATTTACTATTGGCGGTATGACAGGTGTTATGCTTGCTTCTGCTGTAGCAGATTATCAATACCATGACACATACTTTGTTGTTGCCCACTTCCACTATGTTATGGTAGGTGGAACAGTGTTTGGAATTTTTGCAGCACTACATTATTGGTGGCCAAAAATGTTTGGACGTATTCTACACGAAGGTATGGGCAAATTTACTTTCTGGACATTCTTTATTGGATTCCATTTAACATTCTTTATCCAGCATTTCCTAGGATTAATGGGAATGCCTCGCCGTTATTGGGTGTTTTTGGAAGATCAAGGATTAGATACTGGTAACTTAGTCAGTTCGATTGGAGCATTTTTAATGGCTATTGCTGTAATTGTATTCTTGATTAATATTATTTACACAGCGGCTAAAGGAACAAAAGCACCAGCTGATCCATGGGATGGCCGGGCGTTAGAATGGGCTATTTCATCACCACCGCCATATTATAACTTTAAACAAACACCATTGGTTCGTGGACTGGATCCTTTATGGATTGAAAAAATGGAGGGCAAAGGTAAGGTTACACCCGCAGAACCAGTAGATGATATTCATATGCCGAATTCGAGTTTTGTACCATTTATCATGACATTCGGGTTCTTTGTCGCCAGTTTCGGATTTATTTATCAAGTGGATCATAGTGCATGGCTTATTGCGGTTTATGTCGGTATGGGAATAGCGCTTGGTGCTATGGCGTATAGATCGTTGAAAGATGATCATGGTCACCATGTTACAAAAGAAGAACTAGAAAGGGAGGCTGACTAA
- a CDS encoding cytochrome (ubi)quinol oxidase subunit III, which yields MSHDHSLNPETMPQEPEKATLEGKNKFLGLWFFLGGETVLFACLFGTYLALNNSTADGPSSNDIFGLELVFLMTVLLLTSSLTSVYAVYHMKNNDFKKMQLWLGITALLGIAFLACEVYEFAHYIIDYGFTFRSSAFGSAFYTLVGFHGGHVVFGLSWLITLMVRNAKRGLNLYNAPKFNTFSLYWHFIDVVWVFIFTVVYLMGMV from the coding sequence ATGAGTCACGATCATTCCTTAAATCCTGAAACAATGCCACAGGAACCAGAAAAAGCCACCCTTGAGGGTAAAAATAAATTTTTGGGTTTATGGTTCTTCCTTGGCGGTGAAACAGTCCTTTTCGCATGTTTGTTCGGTACCTATCTCGCGTTGAATAACTCAACAGCGGATGGACCGTCTTCAAATGACATATTTGGATTGGAACTTGTTTTTCTTATGACAGTATTGCTTCTAACAAGTTCATTAACTAGTGTGTATGCTGTGTATCATATGAAAAATAATGACTTTAAAAAGATGCAATTATGGTTGGGGATCACAGCGTTACTAGGGATTGCTTTCCTGGCATGTGAAGTATATGAGTTCGCTCACTATATTATTGATTATGGCTTCACTTTCCGTTCGTCAGCTTTTGGATCTGCATTTTATACATTAGTTGGATTCCATGGAGGGCACGTGGTCTTTGGCTTGAGCTGGCTTATTACGTTGATGGTCCGTAATGCTAAAAGAGGTTTGAATTTATATAACGCTCCAAAATTTAATACATTCAGTCTATACTGGCATTTTATTGATGTTGTATGGGTGTTTATTTTCACAGTTGTATATTTAATGGGGATGGTGTAA
- the ctaF gene encoding cytochrome c oxidase subunit IVB, protein MAENTNKMNAFQKQKKKEEMKKQVISFALMIGLTIIAFSLVATGAMESMFIIPVLIILAVIQVGFQFYYFMHLKDKGHEMPAAFIYGGVFVTFLVLAALLVITWW, encoded by the coding sequence ATGGCAGAGAATACCAATAAAATGAATGCCTTCCAAAAACAGAAAAAGAAAGAGGAAATGAAGAAACAAGTAATTTCGTTTGCTTTAATGATTGGCCTTACAATAATTGCCTTTTCTCTTGTTGCGACAGGTGCAATGGAAAGTATGTTCATCATACCAGTGCTGATTATTTTAGCAGTCATTCAAGTTGGCTTTCAATTTTATTATTTTATGCACCTGAAAGACAAGGGACATGAAATGCCAGCAGCATTTATCTATGGTGGTGTATTCGTCACTTTCCTAGTTCTTGCAGCTTTACTTGTGATCACCTGGTGGTGA
- the ctaG gene encoding cytochrome c oxidase assembly factor CtaG yields MWLELQIFGLRALWSPYFLTYIIILALLYFLITGPYRHKFGGTEKPSGRQQIYFYLGLFLLYVIKGSPIDLLTHITLTAHMIQMAIYYLVFPILIIKGIPAWIWRKVVYAPVIKPIVKVLTKPIVSLLLFNSLFSIYHIPAIFNFSKSSLIAHSSISIIILIAAFIVWWPIVSPLKEFDTMSPVLKMGYILANGVLITPACALIIFADQPLYAAYTQDGAWLQALALCVPGDVLTGIAVPLSGPEMFTSLSTMYDQQLGGIIMKVVQEITYGILLASVFFKWVNKEGQKVDPVPAEIN; encoded by the coding sequence ATGTGGCTGGAACTGCAAATATTTGGCCTCCGTGCGTTGTGGAGTCCGTATTTCTTAACATATATTATAATTTTAGCTTTGCTTTACTTTCTAATAACGGGTCCGTATCGTCATAAATTCGGTGGTACTGAAAAGCCTAGCGGCAGGCAACAAATCTATTTTTACTTGGGGTTATTTCTATTATATGTTATAAAAGGTTCTCCAATTGATTTGTTAACACATATTACGCTAACGGCACACATGATTCAAATGGCGATCTATTATCTTGTGTTTCCTATTTTGATCATTAAGGGGATACCAGCATGGATTTGGAGAAAGGTTGTTTATGCACCAGTAATTAAACCTATTGTGAAAGTCTTAACCAAACCAATTGTTTCCTTGTTACTATTTAATTCACTTTTTTCAATTTACCATATACCTGCTATTTTTAACTTTTCAAAATCATCATTGATTGCACATTCATCTATTTCAATTATTATATTGATTGCTGCTTTCATTGTATGGTGGCCAATAGTGTCACCGCTTAAAGAATTTGATACTATGAGTCCGGTTTTAAAAATGGGTTATATCCTTGCTAACGGTGTTTTAATTACGCCGGCCTGCGCGTTAATTATATTCGCAGACCAGCCATTATACGCGGCGTATACACAGGACGGAGCATGGTTGCAGGCACTCGCCTTATGTGTACCTGGAGATGTGTTAACAGGTATAGCGGTTCCGCTTTCCGGGCCGGAGATGTTTACATCATTGAGTACAATGTATGATCAGCAATTAGGTGGCATTATTATGAAGGTCGTGCAGGAAATTACGTATGGAATCTTACTGGCAAGTGTCTTCTTTAAATGGGTTAATAAAGAAGGTCAAAAAGTAGACCCTGTACCTGCGGAGATAAATTAA
- a CDS encoding DUF420 domain-containing protein: MPVLPTLSTFFILLSAILVAFGWRFISKGKAEAHRKTMIAAAISAILFFIIYVSRTIFAGNTSFGGPEELEIYYTIFLIFHITLATTGAVFGITSLTLAFKRKIIKHRKLGPYTSIIWFFSAITGFIVYLLLYVFFDGGETTSLIKAILGT; this comes from the coding sequence ATGCCTGTTTTACCGACATTAAGTACTTTTTTTATTTTATTAAGCGCCATTTTAGTAGCTTTTGGCTGGAGATTTATAAGTAAGGGCAAGGCGGAAGCTCATAGAAAAACGATGATAGCAGCTGCTATTAGTGCAATCTTGTTTTTTATTATCTATGTATCCAGAACCATTTTTGCTGGAAATACAAGCTTTGGTGGGCCTGAGGAATTAGAGATCTATTATACCATATTTTTAATTTTCCATATTACACTAGCAACAACAGGTGCTGTATTTGGTATTACTTCATTGACATTAGCGTTTAAACGAAAAATTATCAAACATAGAAAATTAGGTCCGTATACAAGTATTATATGGTTTTTCAGTGCCATAACCGGATTTATCGTTTATCTGTTATTGTATGTTTTCTTTGATGGAGGAGAAACTACAAGTTTAATTAAAGCTATATTAGGAACATAA
- the ytvI gene encoding sporulation integral membrane protein YtvI, whose product MLRSISKRQWSLIFLFIILLLFIIFILPVSVPLILALITALALNPLIRLIQRKGKMSRQISVIIVFLLFLIIMGVAGTFAVTKATTQVVNFVENIPTYVNEINEIYEDWETNLQQYTNNLPPEFVNQVSNSIEDNLTALSETARDTITLDNIAQLFAKVPSYLISFIVYLIALFLFMLELPVLKSKTYSLFTKETAEKVSFMNKRLTDVLLGFFKAQFLVSLIILAVTLIGLYLIVPEVAIIMSLIIWIIDLIPIIGSIAVLGPWALFMLLSGDITTGIQLAILAIILLAIRRTVEPKVMGQHIGLSPLATLIAMFLGLQLLGILGFILGPLFVIAFNSAKEAGIIKWKIKI is encoded by the coding sequence TTGCTTCGTTCTATTTCAAAACGTCAATGGTCGCTTATTTTTTTGTTTATAATACTTTTACTGTTTATAATCTTTATATTACCTGTTTCCGTTCCTTTAATACTTGCATTAATCACCGCTCTGGCACTTAATCCACTTATTCGGTTAATACAACGAAAGGGGAAGATGAGCCGACAAATATCCGTAATCATTGTTTTTCTGCTTTTTTTGATCATAATGGGAGTTGCTGGTACATTTGCAGTCACGAAAGCAACCACACAGGTTGTAAATTTCGTGGAAAATATCCCCACATATGTTAATGAGATAAATGAGATATATGAAGATTGGGAGACAAACCTTCAACAATATACAAATAATTTACCCCCTGAATTTGTTAATCAGGTATCAAATAGTATTGAGGATAACTTAACTGCATTGAGTGAAACAGCAAGAGATACTATTACATTAGATAATATAGCACAATTATTCGCTAAGGTTCCATCCTATTTAATCAGTTTTATTGTATATTTAATTGCTTTATTTTTATTTATGCTTGAATTACCTGTACTTAAATCAAAGACATATAGTTTATTCACAAAAGAAACGGCTGAAAAAGTTTCCTTTATGAATAAGCGCTTAACCGATGTTCTTTTAGGTTTTTTCAAAGCTCAATTTCTTGTCAGCCTTATTATACTTGCGGTCACATTAATCGGACTATATTTAATCGTTCCGGAAGTTGCGATAATCATGTCCTTGATTATATGGATAATCGACCTCATTCCTATTATTGGCTCAATCGCCGTTTTGGGCCCGTGGGCATTGTTCATGCTGTTAAGTGGGGACATTACGACGGGCATACAATTAGCTATATTGGCAATTATATTACTTGCTATAAGGCGGACAGTAGAACCAAAGGTGATGGGACAGCATATTGGATTATCACCGCTGGCAACACTAATTGCTATGTTTCTAGGCCTGCAATTACTAGGTATTCTGGGCTTTATTCTAGGGCCATTATTTGTTATTGCATTTAATTCAGCAAAAGAAGCTGGCATTATAAAATGGAAAATTAAAATTTAA
- a CDS encoding YugN family protein — MRLENTGIEDVMIDVKPLDHITGLHAFIRAEQWDYERVTYDYRIDSKEKNITYYIRVQGYAVEGDVDRGNAVIKLLTPLLGKHYYPHGVEYGEGENFPENLVERANNLVTKLAEEINQYKK, encoded by the coding sequence ATGAGATTAGAAAATACTGGAATAGAAGATGTTATGATTGATGTTAAACCTCTGGATCATATAACTGGATTACATGCTTTTATCCGTGCAGAGCAATGGGATTATGAACGAGTGACATATGATTATAGAATTGATTCAAAAGAAAAGAACATTACATACTATATTCGCGTACAAGGCTATGCGGTCGAAGGTGATGTAGATCGTGGAAACGCTGTAATCAAGCTCTTAACTCCATTACTCGGGAAACATTATTATCCACACGGTGTTGAATATGGTGAAGGTGAAAATTTCCCGGAAAACCTCGTCGAACGAGCAAACAATTTAGTAACAAAATTAGCAGAAGAAATTAACCAATATAAGAAATAA
- a CDS encoding CAP domain-containing protein: MRFIRNIVLLALLGIGAFYVFELNTNSPEEAIDSINDVVKEKDSQIETKRAPEKEEDMLLEEDLLQWIGKSQEVLVEALGEPNRTDRSAYEYTWWVYTDSKDKYIQFGMQDNKIITVYAAGNALDTEPIQVGQGYDAVDDQLSFSNELTYSQGLSSYIFLLNQDDLKTRPLVKVSDNIFIQIYFDTFTQELSSIRVLTADTLLKHRPYELEYRGDLPDEPDLTDEQWAEVEEGMEKQIFDITNVMRHQHERPSLNWEDTVSEVAFSHSKDMAENNYFSHYSQNGDGLKERLSVEDIFYATAGENIAAQYPDAPAAMEGWLNSEGHREALLNGDYTHLGVGVYRFYYTQNFLEKP; the protein is encoded by the coding sequence ATGCGTTTTATTCGAAATATAGTTTTACTAGCGCTACTTGGAATAGGAGCTTTCTATGTATTTGAACTAAATACTAATTCTCCTGAAGAAGCAATCGATAGCATAAATGATGTAGTGAAAGAAAAAGATAGCCAGATTGAAACAAAAAGAGCACCTGAAAAAGAAGAAGATATGCTACTAGAAGAAGATTTATTACAATGGATAGGTAAGTCTCAGGAAGTATTGGTTGAGGCTCTAGGTGAGCCTAACCGCACAGACAGAAGCGCCTATGAATACACGTGGTGGGTGTATACAGACAGTAAAGATAAATATATTCAATTTGGAATGCAAGATAACAAAATAATAACCGTTTACGCAGCTGGAAATGCCCTGGATACAGAACCGATTCAAGTTGGACAAGGATACGATGCCGTAGATGATCAGTTGTCATTTTCAAATGAGCTAACATACAGTCAAGGGCTCTCTTCTTATATATTTCTACTGAATCAGGATGATTTGAAGACACGTCCATTAGTCAAGGTTTCGGATAATATATTTATACAAATTTATTTTGATACATTTACACAAGAGTTATCTTCTATACGCGTTTTAACAGCTGACACATTACTTAAGCATCGACCATATGAATTGGAATATCGCGGTGATTTACCGGACGAACCGGATTTAACGGATGAGCAGTGGGCTGAGGTTGAAGAAGGAATGGAAAAGCAAATATTTGATATAACGAATGTCATGCGACATCAGCATGAAAGACCATCGTTGAATTGGGAAGACACTGTTAGTGAAGTAGCATTTTCACATAGTAAAGATATGGCTGAAAATAATTATTTCTCCCATTACAGTCAGAATGGTGATGGATTAAAGGAGCGCCTGTCCGTTGAGGATATATTCTATGCTACAGCAGGGGAAAATATTGCAGCGCAATATCCGGATGCACCAGCAGCAATGGAAGGTTGGCTGAATAGTGAAGGGCACCGGGAAGCACTATTAAATGGAGACTATACGCATTTAGGGGTTGGTGTTTATCGTTTCTACTATACGCAAAATTTCCTGGAAAAACCGTAA
- the ylbD gene encoding YlbD family protein, with translation MSGDKLHPTVLEFKQFMNKHPVLLEEVRKNGRSWQEYYEKWVLLGEDDPFWGQYRNKDDKTDEKGEQKHAEIFRQLMKLTKNMDLDKVQEQVHQLNNTISMIQGGINQFQENKKSSDKPKELFNLFRD, from the coding sequence ATGAGCGGGGATAAACTGCATCCGACTGTGTTGGAATTCAAACAGTTTATGAATAAACACCCAGTTTTGCTTGAAGAAGTAAGAAAAAATGGGAGATCATGGCAGGAATACTATGAAAAATGGGTACTACTTGGTGAGGATGATCCTTTTTGGGGCCAATATCGAAACAAGGATGATAAAACCGATGAAAAGGGAGAACAAAAACATGCTGAAATATTCCGTCAGCTGATGAAGCTTACGAAAAATATGGATTTAGACAAAGTACAAGAACAAGTACATCAATTAAACAATACGATTTCCATGATACAAGGTGGAATCAATCAATTTCAGGAAAATAAAAAGTCAAGCGATAAACCAAAAGAACTTTTTAATTTGTTTAGGGATTAA
- a CDS encoding YlbE-like family protein: MDSANYNYLSKNPRLAMFVRYNPIWYRYLSREPERINEIEKEAKKFYGKTFPQQLEKINNQVQMFGMLIRFAEEMKD; this comes from the coding sequence ATGGATTCTGCTAACTATAACTATTTATCTAAAAACCCCAGGTTGGCTATGTTTGTTCGTTATAATCCAATCTGGTACCGGTATTTGTCCAGGGAACCAGAGCGAATCAATGAAATAGAAAAGGAGGCAAAAAAATTTTATGGAAAAACATTCCCACAACAATTAGAAAAAATAAACAATCAAGTACAAATGTTTGGAATGCTTATTCGATTTGCCGAGGAAATGAAAGATTAA
- a CDS encoding YlbF family regulator, whose translation MIATMEYVDILDRSELLGKMVLDSDVMKAYNNSQKELNEDNEAQKLIKKFKDIKSHYDDVQRFGRYHPDYNEIMKQVRASKREMDMNDKVASFKIAERNLQKLLDEISEYVALSTSKDIKAPKDGAALTDSGCGCGSGGTCGCAS comes from the coding sequence ATGATAGCTACGATGGAATATGTTGATATACTTGACCGTTCAGAACTGCTAGGTAAGATGGTATTGGATTCGGACGTGATGAAGGCATACAATAATTCCCAAAAAGAGCTGAATGAAGATAATGAAGCACAGAAGTTAATTAAAAAATTTAAAGATATAAAGAGTCACTATGACGATGTACAACGATTTGGAAGGTATCATCCGGACTATAATGAAATAATGAAACAAGTTCGTGCTTCCAAGCGTGAAATGGATATGAACGATAAGGTTGCTTCTTTTAAAATAGCTGAGCGTAATTTACAGAAGTTACTGGATGAAATAAGCGAATATGTAGCATTAAGTACTAGTAAAGATATCAAAGCTCCCAAAGACGGTGCTGCTTTAACGGATAGCGGCTGTGGATGTGGAAGCGGTGGAACTTGTGGTTGCGCGTCTTAA
- a CDS encoding YlbG family protein, translating to MRVNRQGIIVWFQHMKNIKQIKRYGNLIYTSKKLKYAVIYVDQSELETIEQKLLKLSFISKVDRSYKPFLQTNFENTKPDKAKQYDYKMGI from the coding sequence ATGAGAGTGAATCGGCAAGGAATTATCGTTTGGTTTCAACATATGAAAAATATAAAGCAAATTAAACGATATGGAAATCTGATTTATACATCCAAAAAATTAAAATATGCTGTAATCTATGTTGATCAATCTGAACTGGAAACTATAGAGCAAAAATTACTGAAGCTTTCATTTATTTCCAAAGTAGATCGGTCGTATAAGCCCTTTCTCCAAACAAATTTTGAAAACACAAAACCGGATAAGGCAAAACAATATGATTATAAAATGGGTATTTAA